A DNA window from Danio aesculapii chromosome 14, fDanAes4.1, whole genome shotgun sequence contains the following coding sequences:
- the hdac3 gene encoding histone deacetylase 3: protein MTNRTAYFYDPDVGNFHYGAGHPMKPHRLSLTHSLVLHYGLYKKMMVFKPYKASQHDMCRFHSEDYIDFLQKVSPNNMQGFTKSLNTFNVGDDCPVFPGLFEFCSRYTGASLQGATQLNHKICDIAINWAGGLHHAKKFEASGFCYVNDIVISILELLKYHPRVLYIDIDIHHGDGVQEAFYLTDRVMTVSFHKYGNYFFPGTGDMYEVGAESGRYYCLNVPLRDGIDDQSYRQLFQPVIKQVVDFYQPTCIVLQCGADSLGCDRLGCFNLSIRGHGECVEFVKGFKIPLLVLGGGGYTVRNVARCWTFETSLLVEESISDELPYSEYFEYFAPDFTLHPDVSTRIENQNSRQYLDQIRQTVFENLKMLNHAPSVQIHDVPSDLLSYERPDEADPEERGSEENFSRPEAANEFYDGDHDHDKESDVEI, encoded by the exons GTGCTGGGCATCCAATGAAACCTCATAGACTATCACTCACACATAGTCTTGTACTTCATTATGGACTATACAAGAAGATGATG GTTTTCAAACCATACAAAGCGTCCCAGCATGACATGTGCAGGTTCCACTCTGAAGATTACATAGACTTTCTGCAGAAGGTCAGTCCAAACAACATGCAGGGCTTCACAAAGAGTCTCAACACTTTCAATGTAGGAGATGACTG TCCTGTCTTTCCAGGTCTGTTTGAGTTTTGTTCAAGATACACTGGTGCCTCATTACAAGGAGCAACTCAGTTAAACCATAAG ATTTGTGACATTGCTATAAACTGGGCTGGAGGTTTACATCATGCCAAAAAGTTTGAG GCATCTGGATTTTGCTACGTGAATGACATTGTCATCAGTATTCTTGAACTCCTGAA GTATCATCCACGTGTGCTCTACATTGACATTGATATTCATCATGGGGATGGTGTACAGGAAGCATTTTATCTCACAGACAGGGTCATGACTGTGTCCTTCCACAAATATGGGAACTACTTTTTCCCAGGAACTG gtgatATGTATGAGGTGGGGGCTGAGAGCGGCCGCTACTACTGCCTGAATGTCCCACTACGAGATGGCATTGATGACCAGA GTTACAGACAACTGTTTCAGCCAGTTATCAAGCAGGTGGTAGACTTCTATCAGCCAACCTGTATTGTTCTTCAG TGTGGAGCAGATTCTTTGGGATGTGATCGATTAGGATGCTTCAATCTCAGCATACGAGGACATGG agaatgtgtggagtttgtgaagggcttcaaaatcCCGCTGCTTGTTCTGGGTGGAGGAGGGTACACAGTGAGGAATGTTGCTAGATGTTG GACATTTGAAACATCCTTGCTTGTTGAGGAGTCAATTAGTGATGAACTTCCATATAGTG AATACTTTGAATATTTTGCTCCAGACTTCACACTTCATCCAGATGTCAGCACAAGGATAGAAAACCAAAATTCTAGACAA TATTTGGACCAAATTCGTCAAACTGTGTTTGAAAATTTGAAGATGTTGAATCATGCACCAAGTGTTCAGATCCATGACGTTCCCTCTGATTTGCTAAGCTATGAGCGACCAGACGAGGCTGATCCTGAAGAGAGAGGATCAGAAGAGAACTTTTCTAG ACCTGAAGCTGCGAATGAATTTTATGACGGTGACCATGATCATGATAAAGAAAGTGACGTGGAGATCTGA